The following proteins come from a genomic window of Triticum aestivum cultivar Chinese Spring chromosome 6A, IWGSC CS RefSeq v2.1, whole genome shotgun sequence:
- the LOC123130617 gene encoding uncharacterized protein has translation MSMRFSVIYFIVSTTGSSSGSNVNVTLIVCLRHGHRVLAVDPRLLVHPGPVQARHRPSRDPETDAAPLIDYVGDDTSSLSAKLPDVGAQESDATIDAYYYVQTTDDQE, from the exons ATGTCCATGAGGTTCTCCGTCATCTACTTCATCGTCTCCACCACTGGATCGAGCTCGGGGAGCAACGTCAATGTCACCCTCATCGTTTGTCTCCGCCACGGCCACCGCGTCCTCGCCGTCGATCCGCGTCTTCTCGTCCACCCCGGCCCCGTACAAGCACGCCATCGGCCCTCCCGCG accccgagaccgatgccgcccctttGATCGACTACGTCGGCGACGacacttcttccctttcagcgaagcttccag atgtcggagcccaggagtcagatgccaccatcgatgcctactactacgtgcagaccaccgacgaccaggagtag